GATTTCCATCCTGAGTTCTCCCATCAGGGCGACTCTTTCGGCAAAAGCATTGTGTCTGTGGATACTTTCTTCATTGGTCTGTTTGATGGTGATTACCGCATTATCAGGAAGATCTGGAAACTCTTTTACTATATTGTCAGCCATAGTTCTTACACAATCTTCTACAAATTTCGGATTCATATGTGCAGTTTCTACAACGACCTTTTCATCTGAGCGTTTCAAAACTTCATACACGCTGGAACTCATAGAGCGTTCAATAATTTTAATGATGCTCTCGAGGGAAACATCGAAATCATGTGCTACCTTGATTGAGATAATACCTCTTCCGCGCTGGTTATGGGTCGCCATGGGAACTCTCTCAAGGAATTTTATAATTGTATCATTGTCAACTCCAAGCTTGGAAAGCTCATTTGCAGCCTTATCTCTCATAATCTCCTGAGCGCAGGGGCAAGCTGTCATTCCTACAACTTCGGCACCTATTAGCTTCTTTACATCAAAATAGTCATCATTCCCTGTCCCCCTTATGGCAGATGCTTCAGCAAAGATATTTACAACTTCCTGGCATTTGATTCCAGTTGATGGGGAAGTACGTCTGATCATGTATTCACTTTTCATCCGAACTTCTGCCCGATTAGCATATTCATGCCTGCCAAGCAGGTTATGTGCAATGTCACTGCACAACTGCTCTATTTCGTACACAGGTGTGCTGACCACTTTCTCCAGTACTTCGTCTACTGCTTCGAAGTTGCGCGAGAGATTTGCTCCTTTCCGATCGGATGGCAGATCAACAAAAACGTCAAACGTTGAAATCAATACTATAGGGCGTTTGTCTTTTCGCTTGATTTCAACGAGTTTTTTCACATTTGTTACCCCTACACGGGTAAGGTTTATAGCTATACTTGGTTTACTGGCCTGGACGTCCGGGAGGTTGAAAGTACAATGTTCCATAATTAACCAGATCCATGAAAAGATGAGTGTTTGATTTTATAAAATGTATCTTGATAGATACATAATTTTATTCCACTTGGAAAAATATAATGACCATAAGAAGTTATAACATGTAAAGTTTATGCTTTTCATACTCTTTTTCCAAATGTACAAAAATACTTAAGTTTTATAAGTGTCCAAAACTTATTTCCTGAAACTTATTTTGGACTACATTTTTAACAAGGGATAATTATTTAAATATTTCTCATGCTGTCGACAATTTGGAAAAATTTAGTTTATATACTCTTCGCAAATTTAGGTGATTTTTGTATAAACCAATAACTATAGGCAACATCCTGAAGAAAGACTTTATATACTTTAAAATTTAATCAGTGTCTAGCAATACATTTGCGAGGTGACCTTTATGTCCAACACAAGAAATTTTGTTTTACGAGACGAAGATGGCAATGAGCACGGAGTTTTCACCGGAAAACAGCCTCGACAGGCTGCCCTGAAAGCTGCAAACCGGGGCTCCGGGACTAAAGCCAATCCGGATATCATCCGCCTCAGAGAACGCGGGACAAAGAAGGTGCACGTTTTCAAGGCATGGAAGGAAATTGTCGACGCCCCTAAAAACAGGCCAGCCTGGATGCCTGAGAAAATCAGCAAGCCCTTTGTCAAGAAAGAAAGGATAGAAAAGCTCGAATAAACTGAACAAACTTAATTTTTCTCACATGCCCTGAAATCGGGGTTCTTCTTTTTCTTTAATATCCAGATATAGAATTAGCCTGGACTGGTCTTTAATTTTATTGCTATCCGGGCTGGCTTATTTTCCAGCACTTCCCCAAATCAATCATGTCATACTTGTATTTTTCACGCTCTTCGGGTTTTAATCAGTATCTTCAACGATAAGTTTAAAAACAGATTTTCTGATTCCTACATCATGGAACTTAAGAGAGAAAACGTACTCATTGAAGCCCTGCCTTATATGCAGGAGTTCTATGACTCAATCATGGTTATCAAAGTGGGCGGAAACGCAATGGTTAACCCCCAGATCATGGAAGATATTATAAAAGATATTGTGCTCCTGCGCTACGTGGGAATCAAACCCGTTATTGTTCACGGGGGCGGGCCCGAGATCACGGAAAAAATGGAGCGGATGGGCAAGAAGGCTGAATTTTTCCAGGGGCTACGTATCACAGATGACGAGACTATGGAAATTGCCAGAATGGTACTTGTCGGGAATATCAATACCAAAATCGTGTCCCTCATAGGAGTTTTTGGGGGAAAAGGCATCGGGCTCAGCGGTCACGACGGCAGAATGATCCTTGGGCACAAACAGGGTGCGAAGAAGGTAATAGTCGACGGTGTCGAAACTGAAGTCGATATTGGTTGGGTTGGAGAGTGTGAAGTGATTAATCCTGACATCCTTCATATAGTGCTTGAGAACGGTTACATTCCAGTCATTTCTCCTATTGCAGTGGATATAAAAGGCAATGCTTTGAATATTAATGCCGATATAGTAGCAGGTGACATTGCGGCAGCTTTACACGCTAAAAAGCTTATTCTGATGACTGACGTCCCAGGTCTGCTTAAAGATGTAAAGGATCCCAGCAGCCGCATCTCTTGTGTGACTCTGGAAGATATTGATACTCTAATCTCAGAAGGCGTTATACAGGGAGGCATGATTCCAAAAATTAAAGGCGCAGCAGTTGCGGTTGAAAACGGGGTCGAAAGGGCTCATATAATAAATGGAAATGTCCCTCACTCCATGCTTCTTGAGCTCTTTACCGATTGCGGTGTCGGAACTATGGTCTGCAAGTTAGAAAAGTCACAAGAGTAATTGAAGACAACGCGACAATTTTATAATTAACACGAAATTTGATATGATGAAAAGATGGGAGATATGCTGACCTTCTTATGATGGTCGGGTATAATATTCCCACTCAGTTCAAATAGAATTTTTCTTTACGTTTTTAATCTAAAATTGGTGTCCCATAAGTAAAATCCTCAAGTTCCAGGACTTTTTTCCAGAGCTCTTTGCATTCACAGTCTGTTTTGTTGAGATC
The Methanosarcina thermophila TM-1 genome window above contains:
- a CDS encoding non-histone chromosomal MC1 family protein — its product is MSNTRNFVLRDEDGNEHGVFTGKQPRQAALKAANRGSGTKANPDIIRLRERGTKKVHVFKAWKEIVDAPKNRPAWMPEKISKPFVKKERIEKLE
- the mptA gene encoding GTP cyclohydrolase MptA; translation: MEHCTFNLPDVQASKPSIAINLTRVGVTNVKKLVEIKRKDKRPIVLISTFDVFVDLPSDRKGANLSRNFEAVDEVLEKVVSTPVYEIEQLCSDIAHNLLGRHEYANRAEVRMKSEYMIRRTSPSTGIKCQEVVNIFAEASAIRGTGNDDYFDVKKLIGAEVVGMTACPCAQEIMRDKAANELSKLGVDNDTIIKFLERVPMATHNQRGRGIISIKVAHDFDVSLESIIKIIERSMSSSVYEVLKRSDEKVVVETAHMNPKFVEDCVRTMADNIVKEFPDLPDNAVITIKQTNEESIHRHNAFAERVALMGELRMEINQG
- the argB gene encoding acetylglutamate kinase, with the translated sequence MELKRENVLIEALPYMQEFYDSIMVIKVGGNAMVNPQIMEDIIKDIVLLRYVGIKPVIVHGGGPEITEKMERMGKKAEFFQGLRITDDETMEIARMVLVGNINTKIVSLIGVFGGKGIGLSGHDGRMILGHKQGAKKVIVDGVETEVDIGWVGECEVINPDILHIVLENGYIPVISPIAVDIKGNALNINADIVAGDIAAALHAKKLILMTDVPGLLKDVKDPSSRISCVTLEDIDTLISEGVIQGGMIPKIKGAAVAVENGVERAHIINGNVPHSMLLELFTDCGVGTMVCKLEKSQE